The genomic region AGTTTGATGCTATTTCTCATAATAAAAATTTGCATGTTCTTACTACGAATGGTTGGATTGCGATGTTACAGCAATATTTTGCCGTTGCATGGATTCCTGGTGATAGTATAGGTCAAAATACCATATATACTGCTAATTTGGATCATGGAATTGCTGCAATTGGTTATAAATCTCCAGTAATTCATGTATCACCTTATTCTAAATCTCTTATAAAATCAAAAATATGGATTGGTCCTGAAATACAAAAAGAAATGCAGTTAGTGGCACCAAACTTAGATTTGACAGTAGATTATGGTTGGCTTTGGTTTTTATCACAGCCATTATTTCAGTTATTAACTTTTTTACATAAAATCATAGGAAACTGGGGTTTTTCTATTATTTTAATTACTTTCATTATGAAAGCAATTACCTATCCTTTAACAAAATCACAATATGTTTCTATGGCAAAAATGCGTATGTTACAACCTAAAATAAAAGAAATAAAAGAAAAATTTAAACATGATAAAAAACGTATTAGTCAAGAAATCATTATATTATATAAAAACGAAAGAATTAATCCCTTAGGAGGTTTTTTACCTATTTTTATTCAGATGCCAATTTTTTTATCTCTTTATTATATGCTTATCAGTTCTGTAGAATTACGACATTCTCCATTTATTTTATGGGTACATGATTTATCTAGTCAAGATCCATATTATATATTACCCATGATTATGGGTTTGACAATGTTTATTATTCAAAAGATATCATCAGTTAGTAATGTCACAGATCCTTTTCAAAAAAAGATTATGCATTTTATCCCTATAATTTTTACAATCTTTTTTTTATGGTTTCCTTCAGGATTAGTTTTATACTACATTATAAGTAATGTAGTTACCATTATACAACAACGATTTATTTTTTCTAAATTAAATTAATTTATAAGATATAGAATATTTTTTTAAACATGCTAAAAAATATCAGTTTTTAATTTTTTGATATTTATATTAAGAAAACATTTTATGATTGATAATGACACTATTGTTGCACAAGTAACTTGTCCTGGAAAGAGTGCAGTTGGAATATTAAGGATATCAGGTCCTCAAACAAAAAAAATTGCTATAGAAATTTTAGGCACAATGCCCCAAGCAAGATTTGCCACTTATTCAAAATTTTTAGATCAAAATAATCAAATATTAGATAAAGGTATATGTATCTGGTTCCCTGCTCCGCATTCATTTACAGGTGAAGATGTATTAGAATTACAAGGGCATGGTAATCCATTGATTATGGATCTATTAATTAAAAGAATTATTGCTATTAAAAATACTAGAATTGCTGAACCAGGAGAATTTTCTAAACGTGCGTTTTTTAATGGAAAAATAGATTTAATTCAAGCTGAATCTATAGATGATTTAATTAATTCAGAAACAGAATTATTTGCACGTGCGGCATTAAATTCATTAGAAGGTAGTTTTTCATTTTCTATTCAAGAATTAATCAACTCAATTATTGAATTTCGTGTAAATTTAGAATCTAGTATAGATTTTGTAGAAGATGAAATTGATATTAATATACAAACTTTAGTGTATGACAAATTTATTCAATTAAATGAAAATTTTAAACAAATTCAAAAAAATATTTCAGAAGGAAGTATATTAAGAGAAGAAAAAAAAATAATAATTGCAGGTTTACCGAATGCAGGTAAATCTAGTTTACTAAACGCTTTGTCATCGTGTGACAGAGCAATAGTAACAAATATACCTGGAACTACCCGAGATCTTCTTTATGAATCTGTTAATATTCATGGTGTTTTATATAAACTTATTGATACCGCTGGTTTGCGTAAAACAAAAAATAAAATAGAATCTATTGGAATTGCACGAACATGGGATACCATTAAAAAATGTGATCATGTTCTTTTTGTTGTTGATAAAACCAAGAGTATAGTACAACAAAAAAAAATATGTGATGATTTTATAAAAAATATTCCGAATACTATAAAAGTAACTTTTGTTTTAAATAAAAATGATTTAATGCAGGATGAATTTGGTATTAAAAAAAGACAGGGGTTCTTTTTTATTAGTGTTTCTGCGTATACAGGACAAGGTATTGACGTATTACGTAATCATATTGTAAAAATTGAAAAAAATAGAAGCAATAAAAGTATCTTTATTGCGCGTAGACGACATATACATCAAATTGATTTAGCATATAAAGAATTTTTACTTGCTAGAAAAAATTGGTTGACTTTTCAAAATATTGAGTGTTTAGCTGAATCGCTTAGATTAATAAGTAAGTTTTTAGGAGAAATAACAGGAAAATTTACCTCTGATGATTTATTAGAACATATTTTTTCTAGTTTTTGTATTGGAAAATAACTTTTGATATTGTACATTTTAATATGCCCGGAGGCGGAATTGAACCACCGACACGGGGATTTTCAGTCCCCTGCTCTACCGACTGAGCTATCCGGGCTTATTTTAAAAACTATATTAAATCATCAAATCTAAAACATTGTCAATATTTTTTTATTTCTTTATTAATTGTTTGTTCTTTTTAAAATAAATAAAATTCTTGTAAGGAATTAAAAAACAAGCTATTTCAATATAATTAAAGTATGAATAAATAAGAAAAATATAAAAAAATAATATTTACCCTTGAAAGTTTTAATAAAGATCCATATATTTAAAATAAGAAAATATTTTAGATTATTTTAAAATAATAAAATTATAAAAAAATTAAGCAAGATTATTCACAGGAGTATTGTTATATGAAAATTCGTCCGTTGCATGATCGTGTGCTTGTTAAACGTAAAGAAGTTGAAGCAAAGTCTGCAGGTGGTATTGTTCTTACAGGTTCTGCTGCAGGAAAGTCTACTAGAGGCACAGTAACAGCTGTAGGTAAGGGTCGTGTATTAGATAATGGAGAAATTAAGCCATTAGATGTAAAAGTTGGTGATCTTGTTATTTTTAATGAAGGATATGGTGCAAAAACAGAAAAAATTGATAATGAAGAATTATTGATTTTAAATGAAAGTGACATTTTGGCAATTGTTGAATAGTAAACTGAGTCAAAAAACTGAGTAAACTATACGTTATATTCATTAAAAAATTTATTTAAGGGAATGTAAAAATGGCTGCTAAAGATGTAAAATTTGGAAATGAAGCTCGAATTAAAATGCTTCGCGGAGTTAATGTTTTAGCTGACGCAGTAAAAGTAACTTTAGGACCAAAAGGTAGAAATGTAGTTTTAGATAAGTCTTTTGGAGCACCTAGTATTACAAAAGATGGTGTATCAGTAGCTCGTGAAATCGAATTAGAAGATAAATTCGAAAACATGGGAGCTCAAATGGTAAAAGAAGTTGCATCAAAAGCAAATGATGCAGCAGGTGATGGTACTACAACAGCAACATTATTAGCACAATCTATAGTGAATGAAGGTTTAAAAGCTGTAGCAGCTGGAATGAATCCGATGGATCTAAAACGTGGGATTGATAAAGCCGTTATTAGTGCTGTAGAAGAATTAAAAAACTTATCAGTACCGTGTTCTGATTCTAAAGCAATTACCCAAGTAGGAACTATTTCTGCAAACGCAGATGAAAAAGTTGGAGCATTAATTGCAGAAGCAATGGAAAAAGTAGGTAATGATGGAGTGATTACAGTAGAAGAAGGAACAGGTTTACAAAATGAATTAGAAGTTGTTAAAGGTATGCAATTTGATAGAGGTTATTTATCGCCTTATTTTATCAACAAACCAGAAACGGGTATTGTTGAATTAGAAAATCCATATATTTTAATGGCCGATAAAAAAATTTCCAATGTACGTGAAATGTTACCAATATTAGAATCTGTTGCAAAATCAGGAAAACCGTTATTAATTATTTCGGAAGATTTAGAAGGTGAAGCATTAGCCACATTAGTAGTGAATTCTATGAGAGGAATTGTAAAAGTAGCAGCAGTAAAAGCTCCTGGATTTGGAGATCGTCGTAAAGCTATGTTACAAGATATTTCTATTCTTACTGGTGGTTCTGTGATTTCTGAAGAATTAGCAATGGATTTAGAAAAATCTACCTTAGAAGATTTAGGTCAAGCAAAACGTGTAGTTATTAATAAAGACACCACAACTATAATCGGTGGTTCTGGAGAAAAACACACAATTCAAAGTCGTATTAGTCAGATTCGTCAAGAAATTCAAGAAGCTACTTCTGACTATGATAAAGAAAAATTAAATGAACGTTTAGCTAAATTATCAGGTGGAGTTGCAGTACTTAAAGTAGGTGCAGCGACAGAAGTAGAAATGAAAGAGAAAAAAGCTCGTGTTGAAGATGCATTACATGCGACTCGTGCAGCAGTTGAAGAAGGTGTAGTTGCTGGTGGTGGTGTGGCACTAGTTCGAGTAGCAGGAAAAATATCTAATTTACGTGGTCAAAATGAAGATCAAAATGTAGGTATTCGAGTTGCTCTACGTGCAATGGAAGCTCCTTTACGTCAAATTGTATCAAATTCAGGAGAAGAACCATCTGTAGTGACTAATAATGTTAAAGATGGAAAAGGTAATTATGGTTATAACGCAGCTACTGATGAATATGGTGATATGATAGATTTTGGTATATTAGATCCTACTAAAGTTACACGATCTGCTTTACAATATGCAGCTTCAGTAGCTGGTTTAATGATTACAACTGAATGTATGGTTACTGATTTGCCAAAAGAAGAAAAATCTTCTGATTCTAGCCCTTCTCCTGCAGGAGGAATGGGTGGCATGGGTGGAATGATGTAATCAACTATTTATCTGTGTTAAAAGTATATGAATTTTTTCTTTCCTCAGATTTAATGATTCTGAGGAAAGTTTTTGAATATGATAAATCGAATAAATTAGTTTTTTTCTCTATTAAAAAATTATTAATTTATTATCTTTTGAACCAATATCATAAACTAATTTAGGTACTAAATAACCAGATATCATTTTTATTAAATCTTTCATAATATATTTTGCTTTTTTGATTGAAACTGAAAAATGCATAGCTCCACTTACTTTGTCTAAAATATGTAAATAATATGGTAAAATATTATTTTCAAATAATAAACTACTTAATTCTGCTAAAATAATAGCGTCATCATTAATATTTTTTAACAAAACACTTTGATTTAATAAAATTACACCCGATTCTTTTAATTTTAAAAGACTTTGACTGAGTTCTTGATTGATTTCTTGTGGGTGATTTATGTGGGTAACGAAAACGATTTTTAATGATGATTTAACAAAAATATTACATAAATCAGAAGTAATACGGTTAGGAATTACAATAGGTAATCGAGTATGTATCCTTAATCGTTTTATATGATTAATTTTAGATAAATATGTAACCAGCCATAATAATTCATGATCTTTCGCCATGAGTGGATCGCCACCAGACAAAATAACTTCGTTTAGGTATTTGTTTTTTTTAATATATTCAAGTGCTCGAATCCAATTACTTTTTTTTCCTTTGTTTTTTTCGTATGGAAAATATTTTCGAAAACAATATCTACAATTGATAGCACAATTTGTTTTTACAAGTAACAATACGCGATCGTTATATTTATGTAATAATCCAGGTAAAACGATATGATTTGTTTCTTTTATAGGGTCTTTAATATATTTTACAGTGTTTAAAAATTCTTGATTATTAGTAATTACTTGAAGAAAAAGTGGATCTTGTGGATCATTTTTTTTCATTCTTAATACGAATGAAAGAGGGACACGAAATGGAAATATTTTGTTTTTTTTTAATTTAGAATATTGTTTATAACTGTCTAACTTAAGAATTTTTAGTAGTTCTTTTGGTTGAGTTATTGATGTAGATAACTCGTATAACCACTTGTCTCTTGTTATAAGAGTATTATTTTTTAATCTCATTTTTATATATATTTTGCAAAAATAAAGGTTGGTATGAGAGTGTATTATAGCAATAGTTTTCGTTCCGGTAATAAAATTATATTTGAAAACGAACCTTATTTAATAGAGTCTAGTGAATTTGTAAAGCCCGGGAAGGGACAGTCTTTTGTCCGTGTAAAATTAAGAAATTTTTCAACAAAACAACTTATAGAAAAAACTTTTAAATCTACAGACTCATTTCCAATAGCTGATATTTTAGAAAAAAAAGTTGTGTATTTGTATAATGATAGTCATTTTTGGTATTTTATTGATGACAAGACGTTTGAAGAATTATCAGTCGAAAAAAATATTATTGGTTCGAACAAAAAATGGTTATTGGAACAAGATTTATGTATTGCCATTTTATGGAATAAACGACCAATTTCTATTATACCTAAAAATTTTGTAGAACTGAAAATTATCAGTACAGATGCTACTTTAAAAAATGATACTATTAACAATAATATAACTAAATTAGCTACTTTAAGTACAGGTGCGATTATAAGAGTACCTGTTTTTATTGAAATCGGTTCATTAGTAAAAGTAGATACTAGATCTGGTGAATACGTATGTAGAATTAAATAACGATTTTTTATTTTTATTAATATTCATTACCTTTTACATATTGTCTATAACTATCCCATTCGAAAGTTAGCCATAAGCTATTACCTAATCGCATTCTATCGATTACTCTTTCCCCTAATAAACTTTTCATCCCTTTGTGATCTAGATTTGACAACATTCCAGTTGATCGTTTAGATGATGAACGCCTATCAACTATTTGATTAATAATCACTTTTTCATAACGAGATTCGGTTTGCATACCAATTTCATCAATCATTAATAAATCTACGCTACTAAGATTATGTAATAAGTTTTCCTCAGTAATATGACTGGTACCATTAAACGTACCTTTCATATTTGACATTAAATCAGCAACTGTAACGAGTAAAATACTTTTTCCGTGTAAAATTAAATAATTTCCTATAGCTGAGGCTAAATGATTTTTTCCTGTTCCTGGTTTACCTGAAAAAATAAAACTTGCAATATTTTGATTAAATTCCTCTGCATATCGTTTTGATGCTTTAAGAACTCTTCTTTGACCGTCATGTTCAACTTTATAATTATCAAATGAACAATTCATATATAATTCTCGTATTCCTGATCTTCCTAGCACACGTTGCATGCGCATAGCTTTATTTGCGCGTAAGATAGATTCAGAAGACAATCTTCCTTGTTCTTGATTCCAAGCTAATAAATCTTCGTCATTATCAAATTTTGGTTTAATGTGATTAGGCATAAGACGTTGAAGACGTTTAAAGAATTCAGTGTAAAATGTCATTATTTACCTCTAAATCCATCAGGTATGGTTTGATCTGGTGTTGGTATGTAAGTAATGTCTCGTTTTTTTTGTGAAAAATTATCCATTGATCTACTTCTTTGCAAACTTCTAGCTAATTTTTGTTGCCATTGTATATGATAAAAAAAACAACCTTCTGCTTTCCAATAAGAAACAAAAGATGTAATTTCAGATGTAGATGGTTCTTTATCTAATGTAATCCCCCATAATGCTGCTTGATGGATAAAGTCTGTATCAGGCATCCATTTGGAATGCATAGAAAACTTTTTATTGATATTCAGCTTTTTTATATTTTTATATATTGAATTATATTCAAGATCAAAGACTTTTTTTAAAAAATCAGGTGTGACTGCATAGAAGATTGGAGTGTTATTTTTTAAAACAGCTATAGCACCATTATTAGATTCTTTTAAAATCTTAATGGGGTTTTTACAAAATAAATCAAGTGTTGTATTTTGAGAAATTAAAATTTTCATAAATATTTTACCTTTTTAAAACTCGTAATCTAATATGTATGATTAGATATCTTAATATAAAAATTATAAATTTGATATGTTAAAAAAATAGAGATAGTATTCGATGTCGTTCGTAATTTTTTTTTTATGCAAAATCCAATTTTTGGATAGTGAAAGCGACTTTCCTTTAGCTTTTTCAATATAAATAAGAGAATTTTTTTTAACCCATTTGTTTTTTTCTAATAATTCGAGAGTTAATTGAATTAATCCTGTATGATAAGGTGGATCGATGAATATTATATCATATGGTGTTCCATGTTTTTTTAACCAATTTAAAGTATTTGTGTGTATAATTTCTAAATTATGTATATTCAATGTATGAATATTATTTTTGAGATTCATAATGGTTTGTTTTCTTATTTCTAAAAATGTTAAAAATTCAGCATGACGAGATATAGCTTCGATCCCTAATGCACCACTTCCTGCAAAACAATCAAGACATCGAGCGTGTTTTATATATTTAGTTAACCACTCAAATACAGTTTTTCGTATGCGATTAGTTGTAGGACGTAAATTTACCGCACTAGTAAAAGATATTTTTCTTCCTTTTAATTTTCCAGAAACAATATACACTTTTCCATTTTTTTTTAAAAAATGATTACGCATTTTTATTCGATTTTTTGATTTTGTTGATATAATCTATTTTATGATTATTAATCATGTAAATGAAACATTTTTTAAAATATATTCAAAATTTCATGAAAATAATTATGTTTATTATAAAATATAAGGATAAATAAATGAAAGATAGTAAAAAAACTAGTTTTTTTTCTTGGTTGAGCTCTACTATAAGAAAAAAAAATAGAGAAAAAAAATCAAATAATACAGAAGAGATAAATAAAAAAAACGATTTTTTACTCGAAAAAGAAATCGTTCAGACCAAAAAAGAAAACATAAAATCTGATCAAGATTTATATGATTTAAAAAATTTATCAATTAAAAAAAATGATTTAAAAGATCAAAATTCAATAACATTAGATAATAATGTGAACAATTTAGAAACTTTTGAAAATAAGAATATAAATTTTTTTTCTCGTTTACAATCAAAATTAAAAAAAACAAAGAAATTTCTTGGTGATAGTATTCATCATATTTTTTTATCAAAAACGATTGATAAAATTCTTTTTGAAGAATTAGAAGAAAAAATGTTACTTGCTGATATTGGTGTTAAAACTACAGATCGCATTATTGCTAATTTAATTAAAGAAATTAATCGAAAAGATTTACAGATTTCTGAAAAGGTATATTTTTTATTAAAAAAAAATATGTTTAATATTTTAAAACAAGTAGAAGAACCTTTACAAATATTTAATCATACACCCTTTGTCATTTTAGTTGTAGGCGTAAATGGAACAGGCAAAACAACAACAGTTTCTAAATTAGCAAAAAAATATAAATTAGAAGGAAAATCGGTAATTTTAGCTGCAGCAGATACATTTAGAGCAGCAGGTATAGATCAATTACAAATATTAGGAAAATTAAATAAAATACCAGTAATAGCGCAAAGTTCTAATTCAGATCCAGCTGCAGTAGTATTTGATGCAATGATGTCAGCAAAAGCAAAAAAAATCGATGTATTAATTATTGATACTGCAGGAAGATTACATAATAAATTCCATTTAATGGAAGAATTGAAGAAGATAATTAGAGTTATGAAAAAAATAGATTCATGTGCTCCTCATGAAAAGATATTAATTGTTGATGCTTGTAATGGACAAAATACAATACAGCAAACAGATATGTTTCATCAAGCTCTTAATTTAACTGGCATTATCATTACTAAATTAGATGGAACAGCAAAAGGAGGGGTTATTTT from Buchnera aphidicola (Diuraphis noxia) harbors:
- the epmB gene encoding EF-P beta-lysylation protein EpmB; the encoded protein is MRLKNNTLITRDKWLYELSTSITQPKELLKILKLDSYKQYSKLKKNKIFPFRVPLSFVLRMKKNDPQDPLFLQVITNNQEFLNTVKYIKDPIKETNHIVLPGLLHKYNDRVLLLVKTNCAINCRYCFRKYFPYEKNKGKKSNWIRALEYIKKNKYLNEVILSGGDPLMAKDHELLWLVTYLSKINHIKRLRIHTRLPIVIPNRITSDLCNIFVKSSLKIVFVTHINHPQEINQELSQSLLKLKESGVILLNQSVLLKNINDDAIILAELSSLLFENNILPYYLHILDKVSGAMHFSVSIKKAKYIMKDLIKMISGYLVPKLVYDIGSKDNKLIIF
- a CDS encoding co-chaperone GroES, which encodes MKIRPLHDRVLVKRKEVEAKSAGGIVLTGSAAGKSTRGTVTAVGKGRVLDNGEIKPLDVKVGDLVIFNEGYGAKTEKIDNEELLILNESDILAIVE
- the dnaC gene encoding DNA replication protein DnaC, whose translation is MTFYTEFFKRLQRLMPNHIKPKFDNDEDLLAWNQEQGRLSSESILRANKAMRMQRVLGRSGIRELYMNCSFDNYKVEHDGQRRVLKASKRYAEEFNQNIASFIFSGKPGTGKNHLASAIGNYLILHGKSILLVTVADLMSNMKGTFNGTSHITEENLLHNLSSVDLLMIDEIGMQTESRYEKVIINQIVDRRSSSKRSTGMLSNLDHKGMKSLLGERVIDRMRLGNSLWLTFEWDSYRQYVKGNEY
- the yidC gene encoding membrane protein insertase YidC codes for the protein MEVQRNFFIFAFLFVSFLLWQAWQSQISSSNKTNEKKNLTSHFLNTEKHNNQIVIKNDVISLSVNMYGGDIEEAYLLTYKDQLHSSKPFKLLETTPDFIYQAQSGLTGKDGPDRFNNDTRPLYVAKKNSFKLEDHEKELRVPIKWINKNGVTYTKTFILKPKRYDVQVEYEIDNSTQDSLEMNMLGQIKQTISLPEKRNSYSGNFALQTFRGAAYSSSDNKYEKYKFDAISHNKNLHVLTTNGWIAMLQQYFAVAWIPGDSIGQNTIYTANLDHGIAAIGYKSPVIHVSPYSKSLIKSKIWIGPEIQKEMQLVAPNLDLTVDYGWLWFLSQPLFQLLTFLHKIIGNWGFSIILITFIMKAITYPLTKSQYVSMAKMRMLQPKIKEIKEKFKHDKKRISQEIIILYKNERINPLGGFLPIFIQMPIFLSLYYMLISSVELRHSPFILWVHDLSSQDPYYILPMIMGLTMFIIQKISSVSNVTDPFQKKIMHFIPIIFTIFFLWFPSGLVLYYIISNVVTIIQQRFIFSKLN
- the efp gene encoding elongation factor P produces the protein MRVYYSNSFRSGNKIIFENEPYLIESSEFVKPGKGQSFVRVKLRNFSTKQLIEKTFKSTDSFPIADILEKKVVYLYNDSHFWYFIDDKTFEELSVEKNIIGSNKKWLLEQDLCIAILWNKRPISIIPKNFVELKIISTDATLKNDTINNNITKLATLSTGAIIRVPVFIEIGSLVKVDTRSGEYVCRIK
- the rsmD gene encoding 16S rRNA (guanine(966)-N(2))-methyltransferase RsmD, translating into MRNHFLKKNGKVYIVSGKLKGRKISFTSAVNLRPTTNRIRKTVFEWLTKYIKHARCLDCFAGSGALGIEAISRHAEFLTFLEIRKQTIMNLKNNIHTLNIHNLEIIHTNTLNWLKKHGTPYDIIFIDPPYHTGLIQLTLELLEKNKWVKKNSLIYIEKAKGKSLSLSKNWILHKKKITNDIEYYLYFFNISNL
- the dnaT gene encoding primosomal protein DnaT, translating into MKILISQNTTLDLFCKNPIKILKESNNGAIAVLKNNTPIFYAVTPDFLKKVFDLEYNSIYKNIKKLNINKKFSMHSKWMPDTDFIHQAALWGITLDKEPSTSEITSFVSYWKAEGCFFYHIQWQQKLARSLQRSRSMDNFSQKKRDITYIPTPDQTIPDGFRGK
- the ftsY gene encoding signal recognition particle-docking protein FtsY; this encodes MKDSKKTSFFSWLSSTIRKKNREKKSNNTEEINKKNDFLLEKEIVQTKKENIKSDQDLYDLKNLSIKKNDLKDQNSITLDNNVNNLETFENKNINFFSRLQSKLKKTKKFLGDSIHHIFLSKTIDKILFEELEEKMLLADIGVKTTDRIIANLIKEINRKDLQISEKVYFLLKKNMFNILKQVEEPLQIFNHTPFVILVVGVNGTGKTTTVSKLAKKYKLEGKSVILAAADTFRAAGIDQLQILGKLNKIPVIAQSSNSDPAAVVFDAMMSAKAKKIDVLIIDTAGRLHNKFHLMEELKKIIRVMKKIDSCAPHEKILIVDACNGQNTIQQTDMFHQALNLTGIIITKLDGTAKGGVIFSLADQFQIPIRYLGIGEKTEDLGVFNSKEFIESIFSSR
- the groL gene encoding chaperonin GroEL (60 kDa chaperone family; promotes refolding of misfolded polypeptides especially under stressful conditions; forms two stacked rings of heptamers to form a barrel-shaped 14mer; ends can be capped by GroES; misfolded proteins enter the barrel where they are refolded when GroES binds), with the translated sequence MAAKDVKFGNEARIKMLRGVNVLADAVKVTLGPKGRNVVLDKSFGAPSITKDGVSVAREIELEDKFENMGAQMVKEVASKANDAAGDGTTTATLLAQSIVNEGLKAVAAGMNPMDLKRGIDKAVISAVEELKNLSVPCSDSKAITQVGTISANADEKVGALIAEAMEKVGNDGVITVEEGTGLQNELEVVKGMQFDRGYLSPYFINKPETGIVELENPYILMADKKISNVREMLPILESVAKSGKPLLIISEDLEGEALATLVVNSMRGIVKVAAVKAPGFGDRRKAMLQDISILTGGSVISEELAMDLEKSTLEDLGQAKRVVINKDTTTIIGGSGEKHTIQSRISQIRQEIQEATSDYDKEKLNERLAKLSGGVAVLKVGAATEVEMKEKKARVEDALHATRAAVEEGVVAGGGVALVRVAGKISNLRGQNEDQNVGIRVALRAMEAPLRQIVSNSGEEPSVVTNNVKDGKGNYGYNAATDEYGDMIDFGILDPTKVTRSALQYAASVAGLMITTECMVTDLPKEEKSSDSSPSPAGGMGGMGGMM
- the mnmE gene encoding tRNA uridine-5-carboxymethylaminomethyl(34) synthesis GTPase MnmE, with protein sequence MIDNDTIVAQVTCPGKSAVGILRISGPQTKKIAIEILGTMPQARFATYSKFLDQNNQILDKGICIWFPAPHSFTGEDVLELQGHGNPLIMDLLIKRIIAIKNTRIAEPGEFSKRAFFNGKIDLIQAESIDDLINSETELFARAALNSLEGSFSFSIQELINSIIEFRVNLESSIDFVEDEIDINIQTLVYDKFIQLNENFKQIQKNISEGSILREEKKIIIAGLPNAGKSSLLNALSSCDRAIVTNIPGTTRDLLYESVNIHGVLYKLIDTAGLRKTKNKIESIGIARTWDTIKKCDHVLFVVDKTKSIVQQKKICDDFIKNIPNTIKVTFVLNKNDLMQDEFGIKKRQGFFFISVSAYTGQGIDVLRNHIVKIEKNRSNKSIFIARRRHIHQIDLAYKEFLLARKNWLTFQNIECLAESLRLISKFLGEITGKFTSDDLLEHIFSSFCIGK